TTCGCGGACAAAGAGTACACCCCGAAGACCTACTACTACACCGACGCCATCACCGACCACGCGGTACGGTTCGTCGGCGACCACGCCAAGGACCACGCCCGCGATCCGTTCTTCCTGTACGTCGCGTTCACCGCCGCCCACTGGCCGATGCACGCGCTCCCCGAGGACATCGCCAAGTACAAGGGGAAGTACGCCACCGGGTACGAGCCGGTCCGAAAGGCCCGGTTCGAGAAAGCCGCGAAACTCGGGCTGATCGACCCCAAGCAACTGATGTGTCCCGGCGCCGAAGACTGGGACAAGGTCGCGGACAAGGCGTGGGAGTCGGCGGGCATGGAAGTGTACGCGGCGATGGTGGACCGTATGGACCAGGGCGTCGGCAAGTTGGTGGCCGAGCTGAAGCGGAACGGCCAGCTCGACAACACGCTCATCCTGTTCCTCCAAGACAACGGCGGGTGCGCGGAACTTCAGGGGCGCACCGGGAACGCGAACCACCCGAACATCGCGCGCCCGGACAAGCCGACGTTCCCGGCGATGAAGCCGGAGGAGTTCGCGGCCGGCGGGAGTGTACCGAAGCAGACGCGCGACGGGTTCCCGGTGCGAATGGGACCGAAGGTGATGCCCGGCCCGGCGGACACGTATGTTGCCTACGGGCGCGGGTGGGCGAACGTGAGCAACACCCCGTTCCGCGAGTACAAGCACTGGGTCCACGAGGGGGGAATCAGCACCCCGCTCATCGCCCACTGGCCGAGCGGGATCAGCGCGAAGGGGGAACTCCGCAAGCAGCCCGGGCACCTGATCGACATCGCGGCGACGTGTACGGACCTCGCCGGGGCGACGTACCCGAAGGACGCCCCCGCGCTGGAGGGCAAGAGCCTGCGCCCGGCGTTCGCGGACAAGGCACTCGACCGCGAGGCGATCTACTGGGAACACGAAGGGAACCGAGCGGTGCGCGCCGGGGACTGGAAGCTGGTCGCCAAGCACGGCCGCGTGTGGGAACTGTACGACCTGGCCAAAGACCGGGTGGAGGCGAACGACCTGGCCGCGAAGGAGCCCGAGCGGGTGAAGGCGCTGGTCGCGAAGTACGAGGCCTACGCCAAGCGCACGAATGTCGAGCCGTGGCCCGTGGCCCCTGCGAAGAAATAACGGCCCCGGTTGACCGACAGAGTGAGAACGCAGCGGGTGCGCCGAAACCGAGCGACTTCGGATTCGGCGCACCCGCTGCGTTCTCACGATGATAAAGCCGCCGAATCGAAACGAGTCGAACCGTTCCGCCGGCTCAGTCAGATGTGGACAAAAAGTGGTCCACGTGTTGCCGATGTCGCACTGGATGAGTACCTTTTTAGTTATTGAGACTCGTTCTCATAAATTCCCATCGGCCAGCTCCGCAAGCCACGTAGCCTAGCCCCGCTACCGCCAGCAATGCGGCCCACCCCTGAACCCAAGGAGTGCCGCCGTGCGTCGCCACGTCCGTACCGCATTTACGCTGATCGAACTGCTGGTGGTGATCGCGATTATTGCGATCCTCATTGGTTTGCTCCTCCCGGCCGTCCAGAAGGTGCGCGAGGCCGCGGCGCGCATGAAGTGCGCCAACAACCTCAAGCAAATGGGCCTCGCTCTGCACAGTTACCACGACGCGAACAACACCCTGCCCTACGCCTGGATCGACTGGGACGGGTGGTGGGCACCGGCGCTCAAGGCCACGCACGCCAACGTGGTCCTGCTCCCCTACCTGGAGCAGAGCAACGTGGAGCGGCTCTACGACCGCGGCGCCCGCTGGGACCAGGCCAACAACCCGGCCCTGGCGACGGCGATGCCCAAGGTCTACCAGTGCCCGTCGACGCCCGGCGCCGGGCAGACCGGCCCGAACGGGTTCCTCACGTCGGACTACAGCTACATCCGCAGCGCGTCGGACTGGTCCGCCCACCAGGGCAGCAAGCACGCCATGTTCGAGATGAACAGCTCCAAGAGGTTCGGCGACATCACCGACGGGCTGAGCAACACGATCATGGTGTACGAGTCGGCGGGCCGCACCGAGTCGTGGGTGTACGGGAAGAAGACGGCCGCGCCCTCCTGGTGGGACGGCAACTACCGGGCCTGGACCGGGCACTTGAACTCCCAATGGTTCTACCCCGCTCATTTCACCCTCGACCCCAGCGGCGGCGAACCGGCCGTGGAGTGGTTCGTGGGCTCCGCCATCATCAACACGCACAACTGGGGCGCGCCCTACTCGTTCCACACCGGCGGCGTGCAGATCACGCTCGGCGACGGGTCGGTCCGGTTCCTCCGCGAGAACGCGAACATCGACGCGATCAACGGGCTGACGTCGATCGACGGCGGCGAAGTGATCGGCGACTACTAGCCCACCAACACCGGCCCCTCGCGCGGATTCAATAAGCGCGACGGCTTCTCCCAAAAGCAAGCGCGCGTTCGGGGGAACGTGCGCCCGGGCACATTCGCAAGGAACTGAGATGACAACGCGACACGCGATCGCACTCGCGGTCCTGGCGACCAGTTTGGCGCTCGCCGGGTGCCGCGACGGTTGGAAGGCAAAAACGTACCCGGCCGCGGGCCGCGTGACGGTCAACGGGGTAGCCCCGGAGGGCGCCCGCGTCCACCTGCACCCGCTCGGCGAGAAGGTCGACCAGCGGAACTCCAGACCCTGGGCGGTCGTGCAGAAGGACGGGACGTTCACGCTCTCCACCTACGAGAAGGGCGACGGCGCGCCGCCCGGGAACTACAAGGTCACGCTGCGCTGGCCGTTCGAGCCGGACAAGCCCGACCTCGGGGACCGCTTGGGCTTCGCCTTCACGGAAGCCGAAGCGTCCCAGTGGCAGGTCACGATCAAGGACGGGGACAACCAGCTCGCGCCGATCGAGGTCACGGGAGCGGCC
This region of Gemmata massiliana genomic DNA includes:
- a CDS encoding arylsulfatase; translated protein: MGFSDLGCYGGEIATPNLDALAANGVRFTQFYNAARCCPTRASLLTGLYPHQAGIGHMMDDKGKPGYTGNLNAACRTIAEVLKPAGYRSYAVGKWHVTRFAGADGPKTNWPLSRGFDRFYGTIHGAGSYYDPSSLVRDTTMISPFADKEYTPKTYYYTDAITDHAVRFVGDHAKDHARDPFFLYVAFTAAHWPMHALPEDIAKYKGKYATGYEPVRKARFEKAAKLGLIDPKQLMCPGAEDWDKVADKAWESAGMEVYAAMVDRMDQGVGKLVAELKRNGQLDNTLILFLQDNGGCAELQGRTGNANHPNIARPDKPTFPAMKPEEFAAGGSVPKQTRDGFPVRMGPKVMPGPADTYVAYGRGWANVSNTPFREYKHWVHEGGISTPLIAHWPSGISAKGELRKQPGHLIDIAATCTDLAGATYPKDAPALEGKSLRPAFADKALDREAIYWEHEGNRAVRAGDWKLVAKHGRVWELYDLAKDRVEANDLAAKEPERVKALVAKYEAYAKRTNVEPWPVAPAKK
- a CDS encoding DUF1559 domain-containing protein — translated: MRRHVRTAFTLIELLVVIAIIAILIGLLLPAVQKVREAAARMKCANNLKQMGLALHSYHDANNTLPYAWIDWDGWWAPALKATHANVVLLPYLEQSNVERLYDRGARWDQANNPALATAMPKVYQCPSTPGAGQTGPNGFLTSDYSYIRSASDWSAHQGSKHAMFEMNSSKRFGDITDGLSNTIMVYESAGRTESWVYGKKTAAPSWWDGNYRAWTGHLNSQWFYPAHFTLDPSGGEPAVEWFVGSAIINTHNWGAPYSFHTGGVQITLGDGSVRFLRENANIDAINGLTSIDGGEVIGDY